One genomic region from Phocoena sinus isolate mPhoSin1 chromosome 3, mPhoSin1.pri, whole genome shotgun sequence encodes:
- the IRX2 gene encoding iroquois-class homeodomain protein IRX-2, whose protein sequence is MSYPQGYLYQAPGSLALYSCPAYGASALAAPRSEELARSASGSAFSPYPGSAAFTAQAATGFGSPLQYSADAAAAAAGFPSYMGAPYDAHTTGMTGAISYHPYGSAAYPYQLNDPAYRKNATRDATATLKAWLNEHRKNPYPTKGEKIMLAIITKMTLTQVSTWFANARRRLKKENKMTWAPRNKSEDEDEDEGDSARSKEESPDKVQEGTETSAEDEGISLHVDSLTDHSCSAESDGEKLPCRAGDPLCESGSECKEKYDDLEDDEDDDEEEGERDLAPPKPVTSSPLTGVEAPLLSPPSEAAPRGGGGGKTPLGSRTSPGAPPPASKPKLWSLAEIATSDLKQPSLGPACAPPGLPAAAAPASSGAPPGGSPYPASPLLGRHLYYTSPFYGNYTNYGNLNAALQGQGLLRYNSAAAAPGEALHAAPKAASDAGKAGAHPLEPHYRPPGGGYEPKKDASEGCTVVGGGLQPYL, encoded by the exons ATGTCCTACCCGCAGGGCTACCTGTACCAGGCGCCCGGCTCGCTGGCGCTATACTCGTGCCCGGCGTACGGCGCGTCGGCACTGGCGGCGCCGCGCAGCGAGGAGCTGGCTCGCTCGGCGTCGGGCTCGGCGTTCAGCCCTTACCCGGGCTCCGCGGCCTTCACCGCGCAGGCGGCCACGGGCTTCGGCAGCCCGCTGCAGTACTCGGCCgacgctgccgctgccgccgccggcTTCCCATCCTACATG GGTGCGCCCTACGACGCACACACGACCGGGATGACGGGCGCCATCAGCTACCACCCTTATGGAAGCGCGGCCTACCCGTACCAGCTCAATGACCCGGCCTACCGCAAGAACGCCACGCGGGATGCCACGGCCACGCTCAAGGCCTGGCTCAACGAGCACCGCAAGAACCCCTACCCCACCAAGGGCGAGAAGATCATGCTGGCCATCATCACCAAGATGACCCTCACGCAGGTCTCCACCTGGTTCGCCAACGCGCGCCGGCGCCTCAAGAAGGAGAACAAGATGACGTGGGCCCCCAGGAACAAAAGCGAGGATGAGGACGAGGACGAGGGCGACTCGGCAAGGAGCAAGGAGGAGAGTCCGGACAAGGTGCAGGAGGGCACCGAGACTTCGGCGGAGGACGAAG GGATCAGCCTGCACGTCGACTCGCTCACGGATCATTCGTGCTCCGCCGAGTCGGACGGAGAGAAGCTGCCGTGCCGGGCCGGGGACCCCCTGTGCGAGTCGGGCTCGGAGTGCAAGGAGAAGTACGACGACCTGGAGGACGACGAGGACGACGACGAGGAGGAGGGCGAGCGGGACCTGGCGCCGCCCAAGCCCGTGACCTCGTCGCCGCTCACCGGCGTGGAGGCGCCGCTGCTGAGCCCCCCATCCGAGGCCGCGCCccgcgggggcggcggcggcaaGACGCCCCTGGGTAGCCGGACGTCGCCGGGCGCGCCGCCGCCCGCCAGCAAGCCCAAGCTGTGGTCTCTGGCCGAGATCGCCACGTCGGACCTCAAGCAGCCGAGCCTGGGCCCGGCCTGCGCGCCGCCGGGGCTGCCAGCGGCCGCCGCGCCCGCTTCGTCAGGGGCGCCGCCGGGCGGCTCGCCCTACCCCGCGTCGCCGCTGCTCGGCCGCCACCTCTACTACACGTCGCCCTTCTACGGCAACTACACAAACTACGGGAACTTGAACGCGGCTCTGCAGGGCCAGGGTCTCCTGCGGTACAACTCGGCGGCCGCGGCCCCCGGAGAGGCGCTGCACGCGGCGCCCAAGGCTGCCAGCGACGCGGGCAAGGCGGGCGCGCACCCGCTGGAGCCCCACTACCGGCCCCCCGGCGGCGGCTACGAGCCCAAGAAAG ATGCCAGTGAGGGCTGCACCGTGGTTGGTGGAGGCCTCCAGCCCTACCTATAG